In the genome of Fusarium fujikuroi IMI 58289 draft genome, chromosome FFUJ_chr02, one region contains:
- a CDS encoding probable hexokinase produces the protein MATPVSIEEFLEPLSVDIDKINRLSQLFLKTFKKLAAGSENQFLPTPISEAILRPEAKRKQGCHLAIDIGGTNLRVGFVQLGNEAASSDQANGHITNGSDDSSATRHVSRLLEKSWPIDEHLKNENPDSLFLWIGKCIAEVVQDGCDTLHLQSDQTLPLGVTFSFPMVQHSLSQATLMQMGKGFAISPDQDLGDRLTDGYNRAKSHELPPIRVEAIANDSVSTLVSFIFNFDEALNRRAAMGLILGTGCNATIPLKLSQLNPSKRPESVVARPEERAEDVKIAVNTEWSINGTAPPLHEVGLVSQWDKTLDIQGELNGFQPLEFMTAGRYLGELGRIMLVDYLTEHLGIDAGTLPQSLLQQHNLTTTFLSHFKPLRPSALVAMLQQEFPESTGSPPFEWTEDLATAVYRIAKAIEVRAAGIVAAATLALLTLAEEVPSEGSKALDRDYELGVGYTGGCIVHFQDYLQDCQNFLDQLLRERFGEASPLRVVLSPCHDGGVTGAGILVAAASQSKTIE, from the exons ATGGCAACCCCTGTATCGATTGAAGAGTTCTTGGAACCCTTGTCTGTCGATATTGACAAGATCAATCGACTATCACAACTGTTTCTCAAGACATTTAAGAAACTTGCCGCTGGCTCCGAGAACCAGTTCTTACCTACGCCCATATCTGAAGCTATTCTACGACCAGAAGCGAAGCGAAAACAAGGCTG CCACTTAGCCATAGACAT CGGCGGCACAAACTTGAGAGTGGGTTTTGTCCAACTCGGCAACGAAGCCGCGTCATCTGACCAAGCCAATGGCCATATCACCAACGGATCCGATGACAGTTCTGCCACGAGACATGTGAGTAGGCTTTTGGAGAAGTCCTGGCCCATCGATGAACACCTCAAGAACGAAAATCCGGATAGTCTCTTTCTTTGGATTGGCAAATGCATTGCTGAGGTAGTCCAAGATGGATGCGACACGCTGCACCTACAAAGCGACCAAACATTGCCTCTTGGTGTCACCTTTAGCTTTCCCATGGTTCAGCACTCACTCTCCCAAGCTACGCTTATGCAAATGGGTAAGGGATTCGCCATTTCCCCCGATCAGGATCTGGGTGACCGCCTCACCGATGGATACAACCGTGCAAAGTCACACGAGCTACCTCCTATTCGAGTCGAGGCAATTGCCAATGACTCGGTGTCGACACTCGTCTCATTCATCTTTAACTTCGATGAAGCTTTGAATCGACGTGCTGCCATGGGTCTTATTCTCGGAACAGGCTGCAATGCAACGATTCCGTTGAAGCTGAGCCAGCTGAACCCATCCAAACGCCCAGAGAGTGTTGTTGCCCGACCGGAGGAGAGGGCagaggatgtcaagattgCGGTCAATACTGAATGGAGCATCAACGGTACTGCACCTCCCTTACACGAAGTTGGGTTGGTCAGCCAATGGGACAAAACATTGGACATTCAAGGTGAGTTGAATGGCTTCCAGCCACTCGAATTCATGACGGCAGGCCGTTACCTGGGCGAACTCGGACGAATTATGCTGGTCGACTACTTGACGGAACACTTGGGTATTGATGCAGGAACGTTGCCTCAGAGCCTGCTGCAACAGCACAACCTTACAACAACGTTCTTGAGTCACTTCAAACCCCTCCGACCCTCGGCTCTTGTCGCTATGCTACAGCAAGAGTTCCCCGAATCGACAGGATCGCCGCCGTTCGAGTGGACCGAGGACCTTGCCACGGCAGTATATCGAATTGCCAAGGCTATTGAGGTTCGAGCGGCTGGCATTGTGGCAGCAGCCACACTGGCTTTGTTGACATTGGCCGAAGAAGTTCCAAGTGAAGGGTCAAAGGCATTGGATCGGGATTACGAACTCGGTGTAGGTTACACCGGGGGATGCATTGTTCACTTTCAGGATTACCTGCAGGATTGCCAGAACTTTTTGGACCAGCTCCTGCGCGAACGATTCGGCGAGGCGAGCCCGTTACGAGTCGTACTCAGCCCGTGTCACGATGGAGGCGTTACGGGAGCGGGCATTCTTGTGGCTGCAGCGTCTCAGAGCAAGACGATAGAATAG
- a CDS encoding related to bis(5`-nucleosyl)-tetraphosphatase (asymmetrical), with translation MTAAGAAGRNVKFGPFEVTNQVFLTTPYSFALVNLKPLIQGHVLVCPHNPHKRLTDLTPTEISDLFTTVQLTQRLLARAYFRTPEPEAGSFSVAVQDGADAGQTVPHVHVHVVPRTAGDMGSPDAVYVKLAGEEGNVGGALWDKEMGARPKPGGGLTRVDDEDRKARSVEAMAGEAERYKAILKEMGIE, from the exons ATGACTGCAGCCGGAGCCGCCGGACGAAACGTCAAATTTGGGCCCTTTGAGGTCACAAATCAG GTCTTCCTCACTACACCGTACTCTTTCGCGCTGGTGAATCTCAAACCTCTGATTCAAGGCCATGTCCTCGTCTGTCCGCATAACCCGCATAAGCGTCTAACAGACTTGACGCCCACGGAGATCTCGGATCTCTTCACAACAGTGCAGCTTACCCAGCGTCTGCTTGCACGTGCTTACTTCCGCACCCCGGAACCTGAGGCCGGAAGCTTCTCAGTTGCTGTGCAAGACGGAGCTGACGCGGGGCAGACGGTACCACATGTTCACGTCCACGTCGTCCCGCGAACGGCTGGGGACATGGGAAGCCCGGATGCCGTGTATGTTAAGCTTGCAGGAGAGGAGGGTAATGTCGGTGGCGCGTTATGGGATAAGGAGATGGGAGCCCGACCGAAGCCGGGTGGAGGTTTGACGAGAGTCGATGACGAGGACCGAAAAGCAAGAAGTGTTGAGGCGATGGCTGGGGAGGCAGAACGatataaggctattttgAAGGAGATGGGTATCGAATAG
- a CDS encoding related to hsp90 chaperone complex associated protein CNS1: MKIEEITDKMDEAMKLEQVSPQPNTSATEATKPELPPARAIASGKTVDEVWEDLNKSPLFMTDLDANEENEDIAALQALAYEGTPLENGQEFKERGNEYFKLKSYADAKEFYGKGIAILAGEERKRARGEQTKNQEGVIDTEEEIQKQRETLEALYVNRAACHLAVKNYRSCWLDCAAALRLNPRNIKAYSAEADDVCARGLSLDENNASLRAVADDIIKRAKEIDVRRKRDAEREAKEKRRALLIKAALRARNIPTRTTSQPPEMEDAGIALLPDPDDPRSTLAFPTVLLYPLHLESDFIKAFEETHSLDDHLSYIFPLPWDKEGVYTTTGVEAFVETTQGGLLKMGKRVPLLKVLGTGKVEVVDEVVRIFVVPKDKAEAWTKEHKAKRAAEKGETS, from the exons ATGAAGATCGAGGAAATTACCGACAAGATGGATGAGGCTATGAAGCTGGAGCAGGTCTCACCACAGCCAAATACCAGCGCCACAGAAGCCACCAAACCTGAGCTGCCTCCAGCTCGTGCCATCGCCAGCGGAAAGACTGTTGACGAAGTATGGGAAGATCTAAATAAGTCGCCCCTTTTCATGACAGACCTCGATGCCAATGAGGAGAACGAAGACATTGCAGCACTGCAGGCACTCGCGTATGAAGGCACACCTCTCGAAAACGGCCAAGAGTTCAAGGAGCGTGGAAACGAGTACTTCAAACTTAAGAGCTACGCCGATGCGAAGGAGTTTTATGGAAAAGGTATTGCTATTCTCGCTGGCGAAGAGCGCAAGCGCGCCAGGGGCGAGCAGACAAAAAACCAGGAGGGCGTAATCGacactgaggaagagattcaGAAGCAACGCGAGACTCTTGAAGCGCTCTACGTCAACCGGGCAGCATGCCACCTTGCTGTTAAGAATTACCGCAGCTGCTGGCTTGATTGCGCTGCAGCATTGCGGCTCAACCCGCGAAACATCAAGGCATACTCCGCA GAGGCCGATGATGTTTGTGCGCGCGGACTTTCATTAGACGAAAACAATGCTTCGTTGCGTGCTGTAGCGGACGATATCATTAAGCGAGCCAAAGAGATCGACGTGCGACGAAAGAGGGACGCAGAGCGCGAAGCAAAGGAGAAGCGACGCGCACTACTCATCAAAGCTGCACTGCGAGCGAGAAATATTCCCACACGCACAACCTCTCAACCACCAGAGATGGAAGATGCGGGTATTGCGCTCCTCCCAGATCCTGATGATCCCCGCAGCACGCTTGCGTTCCCAACAGTACTGCTGTACCCTCTACACCTGGAGTCTGATTTCATCAAGGCGTTTGAGGAAACACATTCGCTCGATGATCATCTGAGCTATATCTTCCCTCTGCCGTGGGACAAGGAGGGTGTGTACACGACAACAGGTGTAGAGGCATTTGTGGAAACCACACAGGGTGGCCTCCTAAAGATGGGCAAGCGGGTGCCGCTGTTGAAGGTTTTGGGAACGGGGAAGGTCGAGGTAGTGGACGAGGTGGTGAGGATCTTTGTCGTTCCTAAGGATAAGGCAGAGGCATGGACAAAGGAGCACAAGGCAAAGAGAGCGGCTGAAAAGGGAGAGACAAGCTGA
- a CDS encoding related to multidrug resistance protein fnx1, which yields MTPVSDPGRAAPTPAPVPVPVRTNSRSSDSDGSVVDPAEFENLSRSLTTGAHFLQPESLESAMLRPSSYKASHYLHDEEQEGVISEAEGEGEDEDESEISEDLDNVRPHEETPLISHSRRHSITARSTTSAVAEIDTPFLNNTSPTRFWFIFSQILTAYFISCFDGTIMASSHPVITSYFNASNSASWLSTAFLLTSSAFQPLLGRLSDALGRKPLFVGALGIFAAATTWCALANSIESFILGRAFCGIGAGGVMTIGSIIVSDLVPIENRGVYQSYINMNYGVGSSLGAAAGGAMADYLGWRWEFGVQIPPLLICMVVAWIAIPDDLGIQGERKGVWQALKEFDIRGSLLLTTAITFVILGLNLGGNVLPWSHPFVIASLAIFTITFPVFLWVESWVHKPIMPLHLLNRQPRGNMIFSNVIAAIVANSILFNIPLYFQAVLLTSATSSGLRLIIPTIAASSTGAFVGFAVTWTGRLKWPVLSGTICILIGTIGLVFLQRDLPSWVYLFILLPSSIGQGFQFPGTFMAILAASPQAEQAVVTSTLMLWRSLGQVLGIASSSLVVQNALLHYLRQYVTGEGRDEIIRRVRESVEEVAKLEPKYREQVIVSYEAALRLTFITCAVFAFASVVMVWPIKLPRLGVRKHK from the exons ATGACTCCGGTCTCGGACCCCGGCCGTGCCGCTCCCACTCCCGCTCCGGTACCTGTTCCGGTACGGACCAATTCTCGGAGCAGCGACAGTGACGGCAGTGTCGTTGATCCAGCAGAATTCGAAAATCTTTCGAGATCTTTGACGACTGGTGCTCACTTCCTGCAGCCTGAATCATTAGAGAGTGCAATGCTAAGGCCTTCTTCTTATAAGGCTAGCCATTACCTTCACgatgaggagcaggagggAGTGATCAGTGAGGCTGAaggtgaaggtgaagatgaagatgagagtgAGATCTCTGAGGACTTGGATAATGTGCGCCCCCATGAAGAGACTCCTCTTATAAGTCACAGTCGACGCCATTCTATTacagcaagatcaacaacttcTGCTGTAGCGGAGATAGACACACCGTTTCTCAACAACACATCTCCAACACGGTTCtggttcatcttctcccagATTCTGACAGCATACTTCATATCTTGCTTTGACGGAACAATCATGGCTTCATCGCATCCTGTCATTACATCATACTTTAACGCCTCAAACTCCGCATCGTGGCTTTCCACAGCCTTCCTCCTCACTTCATCTGCCTTCCAACCTTTACTGGGTCGGCTCTCTGATGCTCTAGGCCGAAAGCCGCTCTTTGTAGGAGCCCTGGGCATCTTTGCAGCCGCAACGACATGGTGTGCTCTTGCAAACAGCATCGAGAGCTTTATTCTCGGACGAGCCTTTTGCGGAATCGGCGCTGGCGGTGTCATGACCATTGGTTCCATCATTGTGTCAGACCTTGTCCCCATTGAGAACCGTGGCGTGTACCAGTCATACATAAACATGAACTATGGTGTTGGTTCAAGTCTGGGTGCCGCTGCAGGAGGCGCAATGGCTGATTATCTTGGCTGGAGATGGGAGTTTGGAGTTCAGATTCCGCCACTATTGATTTGCATGGTTGTTGCATGGATTGCCATCCCAGATGATCTGGGTATCCAGGGCGAGAGAAAGGGGGTGTGGCAGGCTCTTAAAGAATTCGACATCAGGGGCTCGTTGCTCTTGACTACCGCTATTACATTTGTGATTCTGGGCCTGAATCTTGGAGGCAATGTCCTTCCAT GGTCACACCCCTTTGTCATTGCAAGTCTTGCTATATTCACCATCACATTCCCCGTGTTCTTATGGGTCGAGTCCTGGGTCCATAAACCGATCATGCCCCTTCATCTCTTGAACCGACAGCCTCGTGGAAACATGATCTTCTCGAATGTTATTGCTGCTATTGTCGCCAACTCAATTCTCTTCAACAT TCCACTATATTTTCAGGCTGTCCTCCTCACATCTGCCACCTCTTCTGGTCTCCGCCTCATTATCCCGACAATCGCCGCCTCTTCAACCGGTGCTTTTGTTGGTTTTGCCGTGACTTGGACCGGCCGCTTGAAGTGGCCTGTCTTGAGTGGTACTATTTGCATACTCATCGGCACTATAGGCCTGGTCTTCCTTCAGCGTGACCTCCCATCTTGGGTTtatctcttcatccttctccctTCCTCGATTGGACAGGGATTCCAATTCCCAGGAACATTCATGGCGATATTGGCTGCATCTCCGCAAGCCGAGCAAGCTGTTGTGACATCTACACTCATGCTGTGGCGAAGTCTCGGCCAGGTACTTGGCATTGCAAGTAGCTCGCTTGTTGTCCAGAATGCTCTGCTCCATTATCTCAGACAGTACGTCACAGGAGAAGGTCGTGATGAGATTATTCGTCGTGTGAGAGAGTCGGTTGAGGAGGTGGCCAAGCTTGAGCCCAAGTACCGAGAACAGGTCATCGTGAGTTATGAAGCCGCGCTGCGGCTCACATTCATCACTTGTGCCGTGTTTGCATTTGCCTCTGTGGTGATGGTCTGGCCGATCAAGCTTCCTCGTCTTGGTGTGAGAAAGCACAAATAA
- a CDS encoding TCR1-like protein: MGMLRAGPRDPDAFPAMQLFLLAIVRLAEPIALTSLFPYAWALVKSFEIGREEDASFYSGILISAFSLAEAVMGTYWGALSDRIGRKPVLIIGSLGTMISMLMVGVAPSFGVALFGRLLGGLLNGNIGVIQTMVGELVTKPEHEPRAYSIMPFVWSIGTIVGPSIGGMFANPHDSWPESFPIGSLFQRQPYLLPNVICAGLLLVSIVLGFLLLEETHPDMVQHVPTSEYHVSEETPLMMNNRMATEIEPRAYGAIETIEDSTDGSIGDWDTLCIENEKTAAASIKIWNCRVVGFIVALSIFTYHSMTFDHLLPIFFEDSRVDAVEMFKHGSIFPFSSPGGLGMTPRDVGVILAIDGGIALFIQVFVFPWTVKMLGTYRLFLLVTVLHPIIYVLMPMLLLVPDGLLYPAIYGCLIIRNILSIILYPLLMILIKEATPAPSALGKVNGLAASAGAACRMIASPVAGFLWTVGTKSNCSALPWYGSAIVAILGAVQCFSVPRRRNEEPYEETSKAPNKQTVTVTETEFYDST, from the exons ATGGGTATGCTTCGCGCTGGTCCTCGTGACCCAGATGCATTCCCGGCCAtgcagctcttcctcctgg CCATTGTCCGACTCGCTGAGCCTATCGCTTTAACGTCCCTCTTCCCATACGCCTGGGCCCTCGTCAAAAGCTTCGAGATAGGCCGTGAAGAAGATGCTTCGTTTTACTCTGGCATCCTTATATCCGCATTTTCGCTTGCTGAAGCTGTTATGGGAACGTACTGGGGCGCCCTGTCTGATCGTATCGGCCGCAAACCTGTTTTGATTATTGGATCGCTTGGTACAATGATCAGCATGTTGATGGTGGGAGTGGCTCCAAGCTTCGGTGTTGCCTTGTTTGGCCGTCTTCTCGGTGGTCTACTGAACGGCAATATTGGTGTTATCCAAACCATGGTTGGCGAGCTGGTCACTAAACCTGAGCATGAGC CACGTGCATACTCCATCATGCCTTTTGTTTGGAGCATTGGAACCATTGTTGGCCCCTCTATCGGCGGCATGTTTGCCAACCCTCATGACTCTTGGCCTGAATCTTTTCCGATCGGCAGCCTCTTCCAGCGCCAGCCTTACTTGCTGCCCAACGTTATCTGCGCAGGATTGCTGCTTGTGAGCATTGTGCTCggtttcctcctcctcgaggaAACCCATCCCGATATGGTCCAGCACGTTCCTACCAGCGAATACCACGTCAGTGAGGAGACCCCTCTTATGATGAACAACCGAATGGCCACCGAGATTGAGCCACGAGCGTATGGTGCGATAGAGACAATTGAGGATTCAACTGATGGCTCAATTGGGGACTGGGATACTCTCTGTATCGAAAATGAGAAGACAGCTGCTGCTtccatcaagatctggaaTTGCCGTGTTGTTGGCTTCATTGTCGCCTTGTCAATCTTCACTTACCATTCCATGACCTTCGACCATTTGCtgcccatcttcttcgaAGACAGCCGTGTTGATGCTGTAGAGATGTTCAAGCATGGCTCTATCTTTCCTTTCTCCTCACCTGGTGGCTTGGGCATGACTCCACGAGATGTTGGCGTGATCTTGGCAATCGACGGCGGCATCGCTCTGTTTATCCAGGTTTTCGTCTTCCCCTGGACTGTCAAGATGCTTGGAACCTATCGCCTTTTCCTGCTCGTTACTGTCCTCCACCCTATTATTTACGTGCTCATGCCCATGCTCCTCCTTGTCCCCGACGGCCTATTATACCCTGCTATCTACGGCTGTCTCATCATCCGCAACATTCTCTCCATTATACTATATCCTCTTCTTATGATCCTCATCAAGGAGGCTACACCTGCCCCAAGCGCTCTTGGAAAAGTGAACGGCTTGGCAGCAAGTGCTGGTGCTGCTTGCCGAATGATTGCTTCACCCGTCGCTGGATTCTTGTGGACGGTCGGTACCAAGTCAAATTGCTCTGCCTTGCCCTGGTATGGTAGCGCAATTGTCGCTATTTTGGGGGCCGTTCAGTGCTTCTCTGTTCCTCGCCGGCGCAATGAGGAGCCCTATGAAGAAACCTCCAAGGCACCTAACAAACAAACTGTTACAGTGACCGAGACTGAGTTTTATGACTCCACATAA
- a CDS encoding related to tetracycline-efflux transporter: protein MAKNDSIHEEESAILDEATRLLPTSSEARDADSETSSTTPAWDSFKDFEGLPWWRQPSVYWLLGPYIIFTLAFGGVMVPKLDLILQLVCRQYFADEHSRNPDAVFQPVLLGSENPQCDVPEVQANVAKFMLVMNLFTGILSAIVAPKIGHLSDRYGRTRLMALASVGGILAEFITILVARYPDVISYRWLLLGSVFDGMTGSFTTGSIMTQSYTSDCTPPSKRAVSMGYVHACLFTGLAFGPLLAGFFVKWTGSLLSIFYVVMGCHIGFMLFVWLVVPESLSQRKQLVAREKYAKDQELQSPVSPSWVNTLRTANPLAPLKALYPTGPGTSPALRRNLIALAINDTIILGASMAAGAVIVLYCGRTYHWDLLEKSGFVSLLSLVRVVVLMGIYPVINYFGRIRPAARRRRESGVAAIERNRGADELDVLILRIALTSDVIGSLGYVFARSSRVFVVSGMMTAVGGLGSATGQAMITKHVPSERVGQLLGAIGMMHALARVLGPVLFNGVYALTVGRFDQGIFVLLASVFGFALVVSFAIKPYVVWEDEPEDERQPLNQTEEAFTVPDGQVPLDEEDQVRF, encoded by the exons ATGGCGAAAAATGATAGTATTCACGAGGAGGAGTCTGCGATCCTAGACGAAGCAACACGTTTGCTGCCTACCAGCTCCGAAGCTCGCGATGCAGATAGTGAAACATCTTCTACAACTCCCGCTTGGGATTCGTTCAAGGACTTTGAAGGCCTACCCTGGTGGCGGCAACCATCG GTTTATTGGCTGCTTGGTCCATATATCATTTTCACCCTTGCCTTTGGAGGTGTAATGGTTCCCAAACTTGACCT AATCCTTCAGCTCGTTTGCAGGCAGTATTTCGCAGATGAACACAGCCGTAATCCAGACGCAGTCTTCCagcctgttcttcttgggtcTGAAAATCCCCAATGCGATGTCCCCGAAGTGCAAGCAAACGTGGCAAAATTCATGCTGGTCATGAATTTGTTCACTGGCATTCTAAGTGCCATAGTCGCACCGAAAATCGGCCATTTATCTGATCGATATGGTCGTACACGGCTTATGGCTCTAGCTTCTGTTGGTGGAATCTTGGCCGAATTCATCACTATCCTAGTTGCCCGATACCCCGATGTTATTAGCTATCGCTGGCTGCTTCTAGGTAGTGTCTTTGATGGTATGACGGGATCGTTCACTACGGGAAGTATTATGACACAGTCTTACACAAGTGACTGCACCCCTCCTTCAAAACGCGCCGTGTCTATGGGCTACGTGCATGCGTGTCTGTTCACGGGACTTGCTTTTGGTCCTCTTCTTGCAGGCTTCTTCGTCAAGTGGACTGGTAGTTTGTTATCTATTTTCTATGTTGTCATGGGATGTCACATTGGTTTCATGCTCTTTGTCTGGCTTGTTGTTCCAGAGTCCTTGTCTCAAAGGAAACAATTGGTAGCGCGGGAGAAGTACGCAAAGGACCAGGAGTTGCAATCTCCTGTCTCGCCATCATGGGTGAATACCCTTCGAACAGCAAACCCCCTCGCTCCTCTCAAGGCTCTCTATCCTACTGGCCCTGGCACATCGCCGGCTCTTCGTCGAAATTTGATCGCTCTTGCGATCAATGATACCATCATCCTCGGAGCAAGCATGGCCGCAGGTGCTGTCATTGTTCTCTACTGCGGACGGACGTACCACTGGGACCTCTTAGAAAAGTCGGGGTTtgtgtctcttctctcacttGTTCGCGTCGTGGTCCTTATGGGAATATACCCTGTTATCAACTACTTTGGCCGCATCCGCCCAGcagctcgtcgtcgtcgcgaGTCCGGTGTGGCTGCCATCGAAAGGAACCGTGGGGCAGACGAGCTTGACGTCCTGATCCTGAGAATTGCTTTGACTTCAGATGTTATTGGGTCTCTTGGATATGTATTTGCCCGTTCATCGCGAGTGTTTGTCGTGAGCGGTATGATGACCGCTGTCGGGGGTCTTGGGAGTGCAACTGGGCAAGCTATGATCACCAAGCATGTACCTTCTGAAAGAGTTGGCCAGTTGCTCGGAGCAATCGGCATGATGCATGCGCTTGCGCGAGTGTTAGGGCCAGTCTTGTTTAATGGAGTGTATGCCCTTACGGTTGGGCGTTTTGACCAGGGTATTTTTGTCCTGCTGGCAAGCGTATTTGGATTCGCACTTGTGGTAAGCTTTGCTATAAAGCCATATG TCGTATGGGAAGATGAGCCTGAAGATGAACGGCAGCCTCTCAATCAGACAGAGGAAGCTTTCACGGTCCCAGATGGCCAAGTTCCtctcgatgaggaagatcagGTCAGATTCTAA
- a CDS encoding related to myb-related protein cdc5 — protein sequence MPVVKGGVWTNIEDEILKASVSKYGLNQWARVSSLLARKTPKQCKARWNEWLDPSIKKIEWSKEEDERLLHLAKIMPTQWRTIAPIVGRTANQCLERYQKLLDEAEAKESSSLGLMGPDGGETQAPSADDVRRLRPGELDPDPETKPARPDTIDLDEDEKEMLSEARARLANTQGKKAKRKARERQQEESRRLAALQKRRELKTAGINIKVTSRKKGEMDYNADIPFERKALPGFYDTSEEMVQNEAQRAAFDPRKQQLANKRKGEGEDDNDRKRKKTDKDGASESYKAALKAGQLQKIREAEQSSKRRGLVLPAPQVSEGELEDIVKMGRMGEAANLRAKESENDATRGLVSTYSTLNSATPIRTPRAPEQEDHIANEIRNIRALNDTNSVLLGGENAPLHVGAASTGFDGIAPRKQIISTPNPMATPVRADGVGATPGRPGQTPMRTPRDTLSLNQDGGMSMVSATPRDIRMRDMALRTQLKSGLASLPRPKDTEWEFDIPEEEKEAMLVDEMTEEDAAERDRRARERQAAEEALEFRRRTQVMQKNLPRPVHIDLPSLLKQATSISDVAESLIAKESANLMANDAMKYPVAGGQVSGAPKPLQQIDDDALAEARLLIMSETKPLPKFEDIQTAFEARANSSLLLGLGCYNDDEEEQGAVMKVAFDAVQDSIMASAEAGAKLEKKLSLHLGGYQKRQKMLRDKMVDASEALEKARVALAGFKTLAISEDVAIERRLSALREEVGFVNRREREAQESYRNAKEELDALMASGVNGIH from the exons ATGCCCGTCGTCAAAGGAGGCGTTTGGACCAACATTGAGGACGAAATCCTCAAGGCTTCCGTCTCCAAGTATGGCCTGAATCAGTGGGCGCGTGTCTCATCGCTGCTGGCGCGCAAGACGCCCAAGCAGTGCAAAGCCAGATGGAACGAATGGCTCGACCCAAGCATCAAAAAGATCGAATGGAgcaaggaggaagatgagagacTCCTCCATCTCGCCAAGATCATGCCCACCCAGTGGCGCACGATCGCTCCTATTGTCGGCCGAACAGCAAACCAGTGCCTCGAACGATACCAGAAGCTCCTCGATGAAGCCGAAGCGAAGGAATCATCCAGCCTTGGGCTGATGGGCCCAGATGGAGGCGAAACGCAAGCCCCCAGCGCCGATGATGTTCGAAGACTCCGACCGGGCGAGTTAGATCCCGATCCTGAGACGAAGCCTGCGCGACCCGACACTATCGATCTCGACGAGGACGAAAAGGAGATGTTGAGTGAGGCTCGAGCCCGCTTGGCCAATACGCAGGGTAAAAAGGCCAAGAGAAAAGCCCGAGAGCGTCAACAAGAGGAGTCGCGACGTCTTGCTGCTCTACAGAAGAGACGAGAGCTCAAGACAGCTGGAATTAACATTAAGGTCACATCCAGGAAAAAGGGTGAGATGGATTACAACGCCGATATTCCTTTCGAGAGAAAAGCGCTCCCTGGCTTCTACGATACATCAGAAGAAATGGTGCAGAATGAGGCGCAACGCGCAGCTTTTGATCCCCGGAAACAACAGCTGGCCAACAAGCGCAAGGGTGAGGGCGAGGACGACAACGACCGGAAGCGAAAGAAGACAGATAAGGATGGGGCGTCGGAATCATACAAGGCTGCTCTGAAGGCTGGTCAGCTACAGAAGATCCGAGAGGCGGAGCAGAGCAGTAAGCGTCGTGGCCTGGTTTTGCCCGCTCCCCAAGTCAGCGAGGGTGAGTTGGAGGATATCGTCAAGATGGGTAGGATGGGTGAGGCTGCCAATTTGAGAGCAAAGGAGAGTGAGAACGACGCTACTCGAGGACTTGTCAGCACATATTCTACTCTGAACTCCGCTACCCCCATTCGAACACCAAGAGCCCctgaacaagaagatcacaTTGCAAACGAAATCCGAAATATTCGAGCGCTCAACGACACAAATTCTGTCCTTCTCGGTGGTGAGAACGCCCCGCTCCATGTAGGCGCAGCCTCTACTGGTTTCGATGGCATCGCTCCTCGAAAGCAGATCATTTCCACGCCAAACCCAATGGCCACACCTGTGCGGGCAGATGGCGTGGGAGCCACGCCTGGTCGACCTGGTCAAACGCCCATGAGAACACCCAGAGACACGCTATCTTTGAACCAAGACGGGGGAATGTCGATGGTTTCAGCTACACCCAGAGACATCAGGATGAGAGATATGGCTTTGCGCACCCAGCTTAAGTCAGGTCTGGCCTCTCTTCCCAGACCAAAAGATACTGAATGGGAGTTCGATATccctgaggaagagaaggaggctaTGCtagttgatgagatgactgAGGAAGATGCTGCAGAGCGGGACCGCCGAGCACGTGAGAGGCAAGCAGCCGAAGAAGCCCTCGAATTTCGCAGGCGAACTCAAGTTATGCAGAAGAACCTCCCCAGACCGGTTCATATCGATCTGCCCAGTTTATTGAAACAGGCCACCAGTATTTCAGATGTTGCTGAGTCTCTTATTGCCAAGGAATCAGCGAACCTCATGGCGAATGATGCGATGAAATATCCTGTCGCTGGTGGCCAAGTCAGTGGCGCCCCTAAGCCTCTTCAACAAATCGACGACGATGCACTCGCGGAGGCTCGTCTGTTGATCATGTCCGAAACGAAACCCCTTCCTAAGTTCGAGGATATTCAGACCGCATTCGAAGCACGCGCAAACAGCTCGCTACTCCTCGGTCTGGGCTGTTacaacgatgatgaggaagagcaagggGCGGTCATGAAGGTCGCATTCGAT GCTGTTCAAGactccatcatggcttctgCTGAAGCAGGCGCTAAGCTAGAGAAGAAGCTATCACTTCACCTCGGTGGTTATCAGAAGCGGCAGAAGATGCTTCGTGATAAGATGGTCGATGCCTCCGAGGCTTTGGAGAAGGCACGTGTTGCCCTGGCTGGTTTTAAGACGCTGGCCATCTCGGAGGACGTGGCTATCGAGCGAAGACTAAGCGCTCTACGCGAGGAAGTCGGTTTCGTTAACCGACGTGAGAGAGAAGCACAGGAAAGTTATAGAAATGCAAAGGAAGAGCTGGACGCGCTCATGGCATCTGGAGTTAACGGGATTCATTAA